The DNA sequence CCCCGTACGGCGTCTCGTTGGACAGGCCGACAGCGCGCACCTTGCCATCGCGCACCAGGCGCTGCAGCGCTTCGAGCTGGGCCTCGATGCTGCTGCCGGGCTGGTCGCGGCGGGTCGGGTCGTAGTAGGTGGCACCGAAGGCCGGCACCGAACGCACCGGCCAGTGGATCTGGTACAGGTCGATCACGTCGGTCTGCAGGCGGCGCAGGCTGCCCTCGCAGGCGGCGACGATGTCGTCCGGCGTCAGGTCGGCGCTGCCGCCACGGATCCACGGCATGCCGCGCGACGGGCCTGCCACCTTGGTCGCGAGCACCACCTTCTGGCGCGCCTCCGGCCGGCTGGCGAACCAGTTGCCGAGGATGGTTTCGGTCTTGTTGAAGGTCTCGCGCCGCGGCGGCACGGCGTACATCTCGGCGGTGTCGATGAAGTCGATGCCCAGCTCGAGCGCGCGGTCGAGGATGGCGTGCGAGGTCGGCTCGTCGACCTGCTCGCCGAAGGTCATGGTGCCGAGGCAGATCGGGGTGACGCGCAGATCGCTGCGGCCGAGGGTGACGGATTGCATGCGGGTGGTCTCCGGAGACGGCTGGATGGATCGGCTATCTTAGGGGGATGACTGTTTCTTCGCTTTCCACCGCCGCCTTGCCCGCGACCCGCTCCGCGCTGCGCACCGACCTCCTCATGCTCCTGACCGCCGCCATCTGGGGCTCGACCTTCGTCGCGCAGCAGATGGGCATGGAGACAGTCGGGCCGTTCACCTACACCGCCGCCCGGATGCTGCTGGGCGCCGCGCTGGTCGGGCCGCTGTGGTGGTGGCGCGGCGGGCCGTTCGCGTCGGTGCCGCTGCACCCGAGCACGGGCGTGCTGGGCGCAGGGGCGCTGCTGGGCGCCGTGCTCTTCGTCGCGATCAACCTGCAGCAGGTCGGGCTGCTGGGCACCTCGGTCAGCAACGCCGGCTTCATCACGGGCCTGTACGTCGTGCTGGTGCCGGTGCTGATGCGGCTGGGCGGGGCCACCGTGTCGCGCCAGGCCTGGACCGCCGTCACCATCGCCACGGCCGGCATGTACCTGCTGAGCGTGAAGGCCGACGCCACCATCGCGGCCGGCGACTGGCTGCAGCTCGGCGGCGCGCTGATGTGGGCGGTGCACATGCTGCTGGTCGGGCACCTGGCGCGGCGGCATGATCCGCTGCGGCTGTCGGTGCTGCAGTACCTCGTGGCGGGCGTGCTGTCGCTGGCCGTGGCGCTCGGGCGCGAGACGATCACCGTGGACGGATTGCTGCACGCCTGGGGCGCGATCGCCTGGGGCGGGGCGCTGTCGATCGGCATCGCCTACACGCTGCAGGTCATCGCGCAGCGCGACGCCGTGGCCTCGCACGCGGCGGTGATCTACAGCAGCGAGGGGCTGTTCTCGGCGCTCGGCGGCTGGGTGATGCTGAACGAGCAGCTCGGCCTGCGCGGCTGGCTGGGCGCGCTGCTGATCTGTGCGGCCATGGTGCTGGCGCAATGGCAGCCAGAACCGGCCAAGGCAGAATGACCGGATGCTCCCCACCTTCCCCCATCCCGACGCGCTGACCGGCCCCGAGAGCGCCCACGCCGCCGACCACCTGCGCGCCCAGGGCTTCGTGCGCCTGGCACCCGACGCACTGGCCGTGACGGCCGGCGTGCCGCTCGACGCGCTGCACGGCCTCGATCCGTTCTGGCACGACCTGCCACCCGACCAGCACCTCAAGGACGGCGGCCGCTACCGCCGCCGCCGCCACGGCAGCTTCGTGCAGGACACCCGCGCCGGCCTGCTTGCCGCCGTGCCGCACCGCCCGCACTGGCAACCGACCACCTACAACGCCCTGCACGGCGGCATGCTGCGCGACTTCGCGCCACTCGCCCCGGCCATGGCCGCGTCACCCGCCTTCCTCGCCGTCGTGCAGCGACTGGGAGAGATCTTCGCCGCAGCCGCGCACGACACGCCCAGCGAGCCGCCCTTCGACGGCCGCTGGTTCATCGAGGCCCACCCTTTCCGCATCGACACGACCGGCGGCGTCGGCCGGCCCACCCCGGAAGGCGCCCACCGCGACGGTGTCAACTTCGTGGCCGTGCTGCTGGTGGCGCGCGAAGGTGTGGTCGGCGGCGAGACGCGCGTGTTCCAGGCGGACGGCCCGCACGGCGTGCGCTTCACGCTGGAGCAGCCCTGGAGCGCGCTGCTGCTCGACGACCCGTGCGTGGTCCACGAGAGCACGCCGATCCAGCCGGATGGCGCCGCCGGCTGGCGCGACACGCTGGTGCTGACCTATCGCGCCGGCGACTTCCAGGATCCGCCGCAGCCCGTACAGTGAGGGCATGACGCCGCCCGCCACCCCCTCGCTGCCCTCGCCCTACCTCCCGCGCCGCGCCGCGCGCTCGCTGTTCGTGCCCCTCCGTGGTCTGCGCTACCACGTGATGGTCTGGGGCGATCCGTCGATGGTCACGCCCGAGACGCCACCGCTGGTGCTGGTGCATGGGTGGATGGACGTGGGGGCGTCGTTCCAGTTCGTCGTGGACGCCCTCGACGCGCTGGGCGAGGCGGGCGGCCCGCCGCGCTACGTCATCGCCCCGGACTGGCGCGGCTTCGGCCGGACCGCCGCGGCCCCCGGCACCGACACCTACTGGTTCCCCGACTACCTCGGCGACCTCGACGCCCTGCTCTGCTCGCCCGGCCTCGGACTGCAGGCCCTGCCGCCCATCGATCTGGTCGGCCACAGCATGGGCGGCAACGTCGTGATGATGTACGCCGGCATCCGACCGGAGCGCATCCGCCGGCTCGTCAACCTCGAAGGCTTCGGCTTGCCCCAGAGCACGCCCGACCAGGCCCCGCGCCGCTACGCGCAGTGGCTCGACCAGTTGCGCGAACCGGCCGAGATGCGCGATTACGACAGCCTCGACGCCGTCGCCGCCCGGCTGATGAAGAACAACCCGCTGCTGCGCCCCGACTTCGCCGACTGGCTGGCACCCCACTGGTCGGCGCGCAACGCGGCCGGCCGCTGGGCAATCCTGGGCGACCCGGCGCACAAGCACGTCAACCCGGCGCTCTACCGCAAGGAAGAGGTGCTGGCCTGCTGGACGCGCATCACGGCCCCGGTGCTGTGGGTCGAGGGCGACCAGACCGATGTCAGCAAGTGGTGGGGCAACCGCTACCCGCGGGCCGATTTCGAGGAACGTCTGGCGGTGGTGCCGCGGCTCGTGCGCCACCTGCTGAGCCCCTGCGGCCACATGCTGCACCACGACCAGCCGGACGCGCTGGCCGCACTGGTCGCAGGCCACCTCGGCAGCCAGCCCGGTTACACGACCTGATCAGCGGCGGCCCCGGCCATGGGGATGGGTCCATGCCAAAATCGCGCCTTTCCGGACATCGAGCGACCATGGACATCGAACGCATCAACGCCATCGGCAACACCCTGGCAGACCTCAGCGAGCGCACGAACGCGCTAAGGGGGTATCTTTGACTACGAACGCAAAGGCCTGAGACTGGAAGAAGTCAACGCCGCGCTGGAAAACCCCGCGGTGTGGAACGACCCGAAGCGCGCCCAGGAACTAGGCAAGGAAAAGCGCACGCTGGAAACCGTCGTCGGCACGATCGACCACCTGACCAGCCAGATTTCCGACAACACCGAACTCTTCGAGATGACGAAGGACGAGGAAGACTTCGACTCGCTGGCCACCATCGAGACCGAAGCCGCCGCCCTGCGCGACACCGTCGAGAAGCTCGAATTCCGCCGGATGTTCAACAACCCGGCCGACCCGCTCAACTGCTTCATCGACATCCAGGCCGGCGCCGGTGGCACCGAAGCCTGCGACTGGGCCTCGATGCTGCTGCGCCAGTACCTGAAGTACGCCGAGCGCAAGGGCTTCACCGCCACGGTCGAGGACATCACCGAAGGCGACACCGCCGGCATCAAGAGCGCGACCATCAAGGTCGAGGGCGACTACGCTTTCGGCCACCTGCGCACCGAAACCGGCGTGCACCGCCTGGTCCGCAAGAGCCCGTTCGACTCGTCGGGCGGCCGGCACACCAGCTTCGCCTCGCTGTTCGTCTACCCGGAAGTCGATGACTCGATCGAGATCGACATCAACCCGTCGGACGTGCGCACGGACACCTTCCGGGCCTCGGGCGCGGGCGGCCAGCACATCAACAAGACCGACTCGGCGGTGCGCCTGACGCACATTCCGACCGGCATCGTCGTGCAATGCCAGGACGGCCGCAGCCAGCACAGCAACCGCGACGTGGCGTGGAAGCGCCTGCGCTCGCGGCTGTACGACCACGAGATGCGCAAGCGCATGGAAGAGCAGCAGAAGCTGGAAGACACCAAGACCGATGTCGGCTGGGGCCACCAGATCCGCTCCTACGTGCTGGACAACAGCCGCATCAAGGACCTGCGCACCAACGTGGAAATCTCGGCGACGCAGAAGGTGCTGGACGGTGACCTGGATGCGTTCATCGAGGCCAGCCTGAAACAGGGTCTGTAACAGGAGCAGGATCACCTGCCGGTGATCCGGTCCATCCGGGGAATTTCGATGACATTGGCCGCACTGCTGTTCGACATGGACGGCACCCTGATCGACAGCATGCCGCTGCACGAGCGCTCCTGGGCACTCTGGCATGCCGAGATGGGGCTGCCCTACGACGAGTCCGGCTTCTTCGCCGCGACCGCCGGGCGGACCAACCTCGAGATCCTCCTGGACCTCTTTCCCGAGAGCGCCGAGTCCGAGCGCCTGGCCATGGCCGCGCGCAAGGAGGCCCTCTACCGCGCCATCGCCGAGCGGGAGCTGACCCTGATCGCCGGCGCCCGCGAGGTCATCGCGCAGGGCCGCGCCCGTGGGCTGCAGATCGCGATCTGCACCGCCGCACCGCCCGAGAACATCGCGATCGCCTTCGCCCGCTTCGGGCTGGGCGCGCTGGTCGACACCGTCACCAGTCCCGCCGACGGCCTGCGCGGCAAGCCGCACCCGGACATCTTCCTGGAAGCCGCGCGCCGCATGGGGGTGGACCCCGCGCAGTGCCTCGTCTTCGAGGATGCGCCGCTGGGCATCGAGGCCGCGCGCAATGGCGGCATGGCGGCGGTCGTGCTGACCACCACGCTGCCGGCGGAAGCCTTCGCGGGCTACGACAACGTGCTCCAGTCGATCGCCGATTTCACCGATTACACCCTGCCGCCCAGCCTGGGCTGACTACAAGAGACAAGCCATGCGTGAAGGTACCGTCACCCTGACACGGCGCGAGGACTATGTCGCGCCGAGCCACTGGATCCGCTCGGTCGATCTGACCTTCGAGCTGGAGCCGGCCAAGACGCTGGTCATCAGCCGGATGCAGGTCGAGCCCAACGCCGACCGCCCCGGCGAGCCCCTGCGCCTGGACGGCGAGGACATCACGCTGACCCGCGTGCTGGTCAACGGCAACAGCGTGTCCTTCCACTTCGACGCGGGCCAGCTGGTGCTGGAGAAGCTGCCCGCCGAGCCCTTCGCGCTGGAGATCCGCAACACCTGCGCGCCGGGCAAGAACACCCAGCTCTCGGGGCTCTACACCTCGGGGGGCGGCTTCTTCACGCAGTGCGAGGCGCAGGGCTTCCGCCGCATCACCTACTTCGCCGACCGGCCAGACGTGATGGCGGTCTTCAAGGTGACGCTGCGCGCGGACGCGAAGCTCTACCCGATGCTGCTGTCCAACGGCAATCTGGTCGAGTCCGGCGAGCTGCCCAAGGGCCGCCACTACGCCGTCTGGAGCGACCCGCATCCGAAGCCGAGCTACCTGTTCGCACTGGTGGCCGCCGATCTGGTCTGCCGCGAGCAGAAGATCCGCACCCGCTCGGGCCAGGACCACACGCTGCAGGTCTACGTCCGTGCCGGTGACCTCGACAAGACCGAACACGCGATGAACTCGCTGATCGCGTCGATCGCGTGGGACGAGGCGCGCTTCGGGCTGAAGCTGGATCTGGAGCGTTTCATGATCGTCGCCGTCAGCGACTTCAACATGGGCGCGATGGAGAACAAGGGCCTGAACATCTTCAACACGAAGTTCGTGCTCGCCAGCCCCGCCACCGCGACCGACATCGACTTCGGCAATGTCGAGAGCGTCGTCGGCCACGAATATTTCCACAACTGGACCGGCAACCGCATCACCTGCCGCGACTGGTTCCAGCTGAGCCTGAAGGAAGGGCTGACCGTCTACCGCGACCAGGAGTTCAGCCAGGACATGGCGGGCGTGGCCTCGGCGCGCGCGGTCAAGCGCATCGAGGACGTGCGCCAGCTGCGCCAGAGCCAGTACCCGGAAGACGCCGGCCCGATGGCGCATCCGGTGCGCCCGGACCAGTACCAGGCCATCGACAACTTCTACACCGCCACCGTCTACGACAAGGGCGCCGAGGTCGTGCGCATGATGGCCACGCTGGTCGGTCGCGCCGGGTTCCGCAAGGGCATGGACCTGTACTTCGCGCGCCATGACGGCCAGGCCGTGACCTGCGACGATTTCGCGCAGGCCATCGCCGACGCCAACCACGGCAGCGCACTCGCCGAGCGACTGGACACGTTCAAGCACTGGTACGCCCAAGCCGGCACGCCGCGCCTGAAGGCCGAAGGCAGCTTCGACGCCGACACCGGCCGCTACACGCTGACGCTGAGCCAGCACACGCCCGCCACGCCGGGGCAGCCGCTCAAGCAGCCGTTCGTGATCCCGGTGGCGATGGGCCTGCTCGACGCGGCCGGTCAGCCGATCACGGGCACCGACCGCGTGCTGGTGCTGGACACCGCGTCGCAGTCGTGGACCTTCGACGGCCTGACTGCGGCGCCCGTGCCATCGCTGCTGCGCGGGTTCTCGGCGCCGGTGATCCTGGAATGGGATGCGAGCGAGGCCGAACTGTTCACGCTGCTCGGCCACGACACCGACGCCTTCAACCGCTGGGAGGCCGGTCAGCGGCTGGCGGTGCAGCGGCTGCTCGCGGCGGTACGCCAGGGCGGCGATCTGGTGCTCGACGAGGCCTTCGTCTCGGCCCTGCGCTCGGTGCTGAACGACCCGGCGCTGGACGCCGCGTTCAAGGAACTCGTGTTGACGCTGCCAAGCGAGGGCTATCTGGCCGAGCGCATGGCCGAAGCCGGCGAGCCGATCGACCCGCAGAAGATCCACGCCGCCCGCGAATCGATGCGCGCCCAGCTCGCCCGCAGCCTGCACGCCGACTGGGTCACGGCTTGGGAGCAGAACAGCCAGACTGGCGGCTACCGGCCGGACCCGGTGTCGTGCGGCCGGCGCGCGCTGGCCAATCTGGCGCTGAACATGCTGGTGCTTGACGGTGTCGCCCATGGCGAGCCGCTCTGGCAGGGCAAGGCGCTGCAGCGCTTCAAGGACGCCGGCAACATGACCGACCGACTCGGCGCACTGGCGGCGCTGGTGCACGGCCGCTCGTCGCTGGCGGGTGCGGCGCTGGAGCGGTTTCACGCCATGTTCAGCGGCGAAGCGCTGGTCATCGACAAGTGGTTCGCGCTGCAGGCCACCGCGCCGGAGCAGGACGGCCAGGTCTTCGCACAAATCAAGGTGCTGGCGCGGCACCCCGACTACTCGCTGCGCAACCCCAACCGCGCCCGCAGCCTGCTGCTGACGATGACGCAGCTGAACCCGGGCGCCTTCCACCGTGCCGACGGCGCCGGCTATGCCTTCTGGGCCGACAAGGTGCAGGAAGTGGATGGTTTCAACCCGCAGCTGGCCTCGCGCATGGCCCGGGCGCTCGACCGCTGGCGTGCGCTGGCCGAGCCATTCCGCAGCCACGCACGTACGGCGATCGAGCGAATTGCCGCGAAGACGGACTTGTCCGGCGATACGCGCGAAATCGTCACGCGCGCGTTGGCTGACTGAAATCTGGAGAAGTTAGGATCGGGACAGTCCCTGAAACTCTCCTGTAACTCCCGATCCGGCTGCCAAGCCGGCACAGCTTCATGACCAAACGCATCAGCCTCACCCAGTACCTCGTCGAGCAGCAGCGCGAGCACGGCCACATCCCCGGCCAGCTCCGCCTGCTGATCGAAGTCGTCGCCCGCGCCTGCAAGCGCATCGCGATCGCCGTCAACAAGGGCGCGCTCGGCGAAGTCCTCGGCTCGGCCGGCAGCGAGAACGTGCAGGGCGAAGTCCAGAAGAAGCTCGACATCATCTCCAACGAGGTGCTGATCGAGGCCAACGAGTGGGGTGGCCACCTCGCGGCGATGGCGTCCGAAGAAATGGACGACATCCACGTCGTGCCGAACCGCTACCCGCAGGGCGAATACATGCTGCTGTTCGACCCGCTCGACGGCTCCAGCAACA is a window from the Sphaerotilus montanus genome containing:
- a CDS encoding aldo/keto reductase; translated protein: MQSVTLGRSDLRVTPICLGTMTFGEQVDEPTSHAILDRALELGIDFIDTAEMYAVPPRRETFNKTETILGNWFASRPEARQKVVLATKVAGPSRGMPWIRGGSADLTPDDIVAACEGSLRRLQTDVIDLYQIHWPVRSVPAFGATYYDPTRRDQPGSSIEAQLEALQRLVRDGKVRAVGLSNETPYGVCEFIHVAERAGLPRVATVQNAYCLVNRVPDNGLDEAMHRHDVSLLAYSPLGFGLLTGKYDANGLHDPQHQPGRLALFDSMKKQRWARPEALEAARAYNALARDHGLTPTQLALAFCYRRWSVASTIIGVTSVAQLEEDVAAWDVQLGPELLAQIDALRRQHGDPAI
- the prfB gene encoding peptide chain release factor 2 (programmed frameshift), coding for MDIERINAIGNTLADLSERTNALRGYLDYERKGLRLEEVNAALENPAVWNDPKRAQELGKEKRTLETVVGTIDHLTSQISDNTELFEMTKDEEDFDSLATIETEAAALRDTVEKLEFRRMFNNPADPLNCFIDIQAGAGGTEACDWASMLLRQYLKYAERKGFTATVEDITEGDTAGIKSATIKVEGDYAFGHLRTETGVHRLVRKSPFDSSGGRHTSFASLFVYPEVDDSIEIDINPSDVRTDTFRASGAGGQHINKTDSAVRLTHIPTGIVVQCQDGRSQHSNRDVAWKRLRSRLYDHEMRKRMEEQQKLEDTKTDVGWGHQIRSYVLDNSRIKDLRTNVEISATQKVLDGDLDAFIEASLKQGL
- a CDS encoding alpha/beta fold hydrolase, which codes for MTPPATPSLPSPYLPRRAARSLFVPLRGLRYHVMVWGDPSMVTPETPPLVLVHGWMDVGASFQFVVDALDALGEAGGPPRYVIAPDWRGFGRTAAAPGTDTYWFPDYLGDLDALLCSPGLGLQALPPIDLVGHSMGGNVVMMYAGIRPERIRRLVNLEGFGLPQSTPDQAPRRYAQWLDQLREPAEMRDYDSLDAVAARLMKNNPLLRPDFADWLAPHWSARNAAGRWAILGDPAHKHVNPALYRKEEVLACWTRITAPVLWVEGDQTDVSKWWGNRYPRADFEERLAVVPRLVRHLLSPCGHMLHHDQPDALAALVAGHLGSQPGYTT
- the pepN gene encoding aminopeptidase N, which encodes MREGTVTLTRREDYVAPSHWIRSVDLTFELEPAKTLVISRMQVEPNADRPGEPLRLDGEDITLTRVLVNGNSVSFHFDAGQLVLEKLPAEPFALEIRNTCAPGKNTQLSGLYTSGGGFFTQCEAQGFRRITYFADRPDVMAVFKVTLRADAKLYPMLLSNGNLVESGELPKGRHYAVWSDPHPKPSYLFALVAADLVCREQKIRTRSGQDHTLQVYVRAGDLDKTEHAMNSLIASIAWDEARFGLKLDLERFMIVAVSDFNMGAMENKGLNIFNTKFVLASPATATDIDFGNVESVVGHEYFHNWTGNRITCRDWFQLSLKEGLTVYRDQEFSQDMAGVASARAVKRIEDVRQLRQSQYPEDAGPMAHPVRPDQYQAIDNFYTATVYDKGAEVVRMMATLVGRAGFRKGMDLYFARHDGQAVTCDDFAQAIADANHGSALAERLDTFKHWYAQAGTPRLKAEGSFDADTGRYTLTLSQHTPATPGQPLKQPFVIPVAMGLLDAAGQPITGTDRVLVLDTASQSWTFDGLTAAPVPSLLRGFSAPVILEWDASEAELFTLLGHDTDAFNRWEAGQRLAVQRLLAAVRQGGDLVLDEAFVSALRSVLNDPALDAAFKELVLTLPSEGYLAERMAEAGEPIDPQKIHAARESMRAQLARSLHADWVTAWEQNSQTGGYRPDPVSCGRRALANLALNMLVLDGVAHGEPLWQGKALQRFKDAGNMTDRLGALAALVHGRSSLAGAALERFHAMFSGEALVIDKWFALQATAPEQDGQVFAQIKVLARHPDYSLRNPNRARSLLLTMTQLNPGAFHRADGAGYAFWADKVQEVDGFNPQLASRMARALDRWRALAEPFRSHARTAIERIAAKTDLSGDTREIVTRALAD
- a CDS encoding DMT family transporter; the encoded protein is MLLTAAIWGSTFVAQQMGMETVGPFTYTAARMLLGAALVGPLWWWRGGPFASVPLHPSTGVLGAGALLGAVLFVAINLQQVGLLGTSVSNAGFITGLYVVLVPVLMRLGGATVSRQAWTAVTIATAGMYLLSVKADATIAAGDWLQLGGALMWAVHMLLVGHLARRHDPLRLSVLQYLVAGVLSLAVALGRETITVDGLLHAWGAIAWGGALSIGIAYTLQVIAQRDAVASHAAVIYSSEGLFSALGGWVMLNEQLGLRGWLGALLICAAMVLAQWQPEPAKAE
- a CDS encoding 2OG-Fe dioxygenase family protein, translating into MLPTFPHPDALTGPESAHAADHLRAQGFVRLAPDALAVTAGVPLDALHGLDPFWHDLPPDQHLKDGGRYRRRRHGSFVQDTRAGLLAAVPHRPHWQPTTYNALHGGMLRDFAPLAPAMAASPAFLAVVQRLGEIFAAAAHDTPSEPPFDGRWFIEAHPFRIDTTGGVGRPTPEGAHRDGVNFVAVLLVAREGVVGGETRVFQADGPHGVRFTLEQPWSALLLDDPCVVHESTPIQPDGAAGWRDTLVLTYRAGDFQDPPQPVQ
- a CDS encoding HAD family hydrolase; the encoded protein is MTLAALLFDMDGTLIDSMPLHERSWALWHAEMGLPYDESGFFAATAGRTNLEILLDLFPESAESERLAMAARKEALYRAIAERELTLIAGAREVIAQGRARGLQIAICTAAPPENIAIAFARFGLGALVDTVTSPADGLRGKPHPDIFLEAARRMGVDPAQCLVFEDAPLGIEAARNGGMAAVVLTTTLPAEAFAGYDNVLQSIADFTDYTLPPSLG